The DNA sequence ACCGTATGCAATTCAATCCCCAAAGTCTCGCAGACATCGCGGGCATCTTCTAAATCCTCCGCCGCCGTGCAATAGCCGGTGGAAAAAGACTCCTCCCAATTCTTCATAAAAATCCCAAACACTTCATAGCCTTGGGATTTCAACAAATAAGCCGCCACCGAAGAATCCACACCGCCGGAAATCCCGACGGCAATTCTTGCACCCTTAGGCGGCAAAAACGCAGCAAATGCCATGTACTCGTCCTTAATCGATAAAACGCGCCTATTGTATAGTACCTTAACTTCAAAATGAGACTTAGAGATACACATTTTGTCAGGAGAAGCGCTTAGAATAATCTCATTTTGAAGTTAAGAGACTATAACGCAGCATTAGCGCGATTCAGCCTATATAGTCGAAGAATTGAAAAAGTATAGCCGTTAAACTTTAAAACAAGACGGAATTTCCTACGAAGAGCAAAGAAAGCAAAGTTTTGAGCAAAACTCGCTACGCAGAGTTGGCGAAACTGCAAATTCCCACAAAACCAGTTACGGAGCACTCAAAATCCCCTTTTGCCTTGCCGCAGACAGCGCAGGATTTTTCGGGAACAAGCGCGTCACTGTTTGAGCGATTAACGAAGTCCGAAGCGTTTTGACGCGCGCCGAAAAATTCAAGCTGGCAAGGGAACTCCGCGTAGCGGAGCAAGGCAAGGGGCTGCCTTTCTTTGCGTACTTTCTTTGGCAGCGCAAAGAAAGTACGGCACAGCGCAGCGTTAAAAATAAATCATAAGAATTAAGTAATGCCAGAAATCTGGACGTTTTCAGCATAAATAGATTTTTGGGTTGAATGGCTATATTACGGCGTTGGCTCGCCTCGCCGTACTATCTGTACTGTCTGCGGCTCGCCGCCTTGTACTAATTTTCACTTCTCCGACTATAGACAAAAAATATAGTACCTTAACTTCAGAGACTTAGAGATACGCATTTTGTCAGGAGAAGCGCTTAAAATAATCTCATTTTGAAGTTAAGAGACTATAGCTCTGAAAAATGCAAGACAGCGCAAAAAAAATCCGTTTTTTATCGAACGCAAAAATGTCGACTTTTCAGACAAAATGCTCTGTACTTTTGGTCTAAAATAAGAGGACGAGATCGCCATGCTATTTATCCGAACAGAAACAGCACCTAAATAAATTCGGAAATCTTGCAAAGCTCTCAGGCTAACTTAATCTTTTCAATAGACATATTTTTTGCATCTACTCACAGGAAATACCGTATGAATCACATCTACCGCGTTGTTTATAATACTGCCAGCCAAACCTATCAAGCCGTGCCGGAAATCAGCAAAGGCAAACACAAAAGCTGCGCCGAAAAAACAAGCGCCGCAGCAAGCAAAACCCCAACTTTTGCCGGCAAACTCCGCGCGCTCTGCGCCGCCCTTCTTGCGCTCACCTGCCCATTCGCCCTTGCTGCGCCCACAGGCGGCGCAGTATCGGCAGGACAAGCCGCTATTCATCAAGCAGGCAATATTACCGATATCCGGCAAAGCTCCCAAAACGCCGCCATTAACTGGCAAAACTTCAGCATCGGCGCTCATGAAACCGTCAATTTCCATCAGCCTAATGCCCAATCTCTGACCCTAAACCGCGTGATTGGCAACGAACGCTCCATTATCGACGGCGCGATGAATGCCAACGGCAAAGTCTTCATTTCCAACCCTAACGGCATGCTCATCGGCAGAGATGCCCAAATCAACGTAGGAAGCCTTGTCGCCACCACCGCACAGATTAGCAATGACGACTTTATGAACGGTCGCTATCAGTTCACCAATGCCAAAGGCGAAATAGAAAATCTCGGTAACATCACCGTACCGCAAGGCGGCGTGGTTGCCCTAGTCGCCCCGATCGTCAAACACAGTGGCACAATCACCGCTCCCAAAGCCCATACCCTGCTGGCAAGTGCTGATAGCTTTTCTATCACATTGCCCGACAACGCCAATTTTGCCTACACCCTAGACAAAGGCACGCTACAAGGACTCGTTGATAATGGCGGCGCAATCTTGGCAGACGGCGGGCGAGTGGTACTGACCGCCAAAGGCGTGGACAGCGTTAAAAAATCGCTGATTAAACACACAGGCGTGATAGAAGCCAATACCGTACAAAATAAAAATGGCGTGATTGAGTTGTTGGGCGATTTGGATAATTCGGCTTTGAATGTGAGTGGTTCGTTAAAGGCGGAAGGCAAAGCAAGTGGTGATGGTGGGTTTATTGAAACCAGCGCCGCATCACTCTTTTTTGCCGATAGCGCCCATATTTCCACCCAAGCCCAAAACGGACAAACAGGCACATGGCTGATTGACCCCAAAGACTTTACCGTAGCCAAAAGCGGCGGCGATATGACAGGCGCTCAAGTCACTACAGGATTGAAAAGCAATAACATAACCCTAAAAAGCCGTGATGGGGCAAAAGAGGGCAAAGGCGATGTGATTATCAACGATGAAATCAACTGGGATAAAAACACGCTCACGTTCAATGCGAATAATGACATTCATATCAATAAGACGATGAATGGTAGTGGGACGGCTAAATTGGCGTTGGAGTATGGGCAGAGTACGGATAATGGTGGGAGTAGTGATTATTATCTTGATAAAAACACCCCACTAAAAGACCGCACTGTCAAGGTCAATCTACCAGAGGGAAAGAATTTTTCCGTCAAAAAAGGCAGTAATGGCGAAACGGTGGTGTTTGATGTCATTCATCAAATGCCTGAAATTACAAACGGTGGCACAGAAGCCAATGCACAAGCTTTTTCAAATCAAAACATTGCTTTTGGTAAAAACATTGATTTATCTCATACAGAAAACCATAATGGTTTTGCAGGTTGGACATTAAAACAAAAATATAAAACGGGCGATAATTTATTGGGTGGTGAGCGTTTTCACGGTTTAGGGCATATTATTGAAAATCTCACTCTTGACGCTCCCAATCAAAATGATGTTGGTTTAATTAGAAAAGCACAAACGACCGAAATTCGTGATTTAAGTTTGCATAATAGTCAAATTAAAGGCGGAAGAAATGTTGGTGGTTTAATTGGTGTTGCTACAAATAGCCAAATTAATAATGTTATTGTTAATAATGGTGGCATCTCAGGTGAAGAAAATGTCGGTGGCATGATTGGTTATGCTGGTGTGAATCTAGGTGTTACCAGTGAATTATCGTATTTACACAGCGATATTAGAGTTAAAGCTTCTACTGATCACAATATTGGTGGTTTGATTGGTATGATTGATGTTGGTAGTTATGATGCACCGAATATGAATATTCATCATGCCACTTCATTTGGCAATGTTAATGTTGCAGGTAGTAGTAACTTGAACGGTGGTACAGGAGGATTGGTTGGAAGAATTCATTTAACTACTGGTAGTGGAAGTCATTTTTTGTCTGACAGTTCTGCAAAAGGCAATGTGATTGCACCAAACGCTTATAGCGGCGTAGGTGGCTTAGTTGGCTATATTGAGCAAAATGGTAAGCAGAGCATTATTCAAAATAGTCATGCCACAGGCAAAGTAGAAGGTGCATATTTGGCTGGCGGTTTAGTTGGACGCTTGCAAAAAACAAATATATCAAATAGTTTTGCAACTGGTGACGTGTCTGGTGGTAGCTATGGTGGTGGTCTTGTAGGGGATGCATATGATAAATCAGTCATTGAGAACAGTTATGCAACAGGTAATGTAACGGCTAATAAACCCAATAATAGCATTGGTGGGTTGGTTGGTTCATTATCAGGATCCCAAATTAAACGTAGCTATGCAGAAGGTAATTTAAGTGTTGATGTCGCAAAAATCACCAGTGCAAATAGCGTAATAGCAGGTGGTTTAGTGGGATATGCTCGGGCTGCTGATATTAAAGAAAGTTATGCTACTGGAAATATTGAAACCAAAAATATAGATGTAACTGCTGGCGGATTGATTGGTACATTAAATCAAAAGACCAATGTTGAAAACAGTTATGCTACAGGTTCGTTGTCGTCTAGCGGGACAACGAGGGCAAAATTTGGTGGATTGGTTGGAGAAGTGAGCGACCTTGAATCAACCATTAGTAATACCTATGCGACTGGTTCTATTCATATTCAAGATCTTGTGGGTTATAAAAACTTTTATAAACCAGGAGGTTTAATATCTTACAACTCTTATTCATTAAATGGCAAGAAATTGGCAGGTGTAGAAAATAGCTATTTTGACAAAGATACTGTTGGCGTATTAGAAAGTCCGTTAGGTGGGGAGGCTTTATCTACCAGCGATATGAAAAAGCAAGCTAATTTTCAAGATTGGGATTTTAATAAAATTTGGCGGATTGATGAAAATAATGATTACCCACGTTTGAAAATGCTTACAAAGGGTACCATTGTGATTGCACCAACGCCTAATTTGCCAGGTAATCCAACACCACCAAGTCAAACTACAGATTTGGCAATAAAAGCAAATGATCTAAGTAAAGTTTATGACGGCAGACCTTTAACAATTACTGATGCTAATGACCCAAATGCTCCATTGCGCAATTTAAAAGGGTGGAATGGTAATGGCGTAAGTGTAACAGGTCTATTAGATGGCGATACATTGGATAATAAAAATGTATTTTCGGGTAGTTTGCGTTTTGACGGTAAGGGTAGTAATTGGGTTAATGCAGTAAATGCAGGAACGTATACCCTTGTACCCACAGGTCTGACTGGTGGTCAAAAATACGAAATTAAATATGGGGAAGGGAAATTAACAATTGACAAACGCCCTGTTAAGTTCACACTCTCGGGTGAAAAGATTTATGATGGCAAAGATAGTGTTGAAATTTCCCTTACCACCAACAAAACCAATCAAGAAGGTATTTTGGATAAAGATTTGGATAAGGTTACCATTCAAGGCACTGGTACACTCACCAGCAAAAATGCTGGCGTTCAACAGATAAAATCTGTCAGTAATACGCTCATTGGAGGTGAGTTGGGGGGTAACTATAAATTGAGCGATGAAATCGTTGGGCGATGGGTTATTCATAAACGCCCAGTAACACTCAATCTATCAGGTGAAAAAGTCTACGATGGCACAAACACCATCTCAGTTTTGGAAAAAGCCAACACCACCAATCAACAGGGTATTTTGGATAGTGAGTTGGATAAAATCACCTTTAATGGTTCTGGCTCATTAACTGGTACAAATGTTGGTACACATCAATTACAGAGTATTTCTGAAACTGTAATTGCTGGCGAATTGGGCAAAAACTATGAAATTAGTAAAGTTGGTGGACAATGGCAAATCAATAAAAAGCCAATTGCTATTACCGCTACTCGTATTTATGATGGCACAAATAATGCTATTTCGGAAGAGGCAGACAATAACACCATCATTACAAACCTGCAAAATAAATTGGTAACTGCCGATAGAGGTAAATTATCCAATGGCAATCCTGTTACAATTGTCGGGCAAGGCACTTTATCAACAAAAAATGCTGGGGATAAGATTAAAGTTTCTGATACTGGTACTTTAAAATTATTTGCCTTAACGCCAGCAGATAAAGCAATAATGGATAACTATGAGCTAGATTTGGTGAATAGTCATTGGACAATTAAGCCTGCTGATTTAGTGGTAACTGCAGTTAGCGATAAAAAAGTTTATGATGGTACTCAAAATTCTAATAAAAAACCAACTATTGTGGGATTGAAGGATGGTGATACAGCAGAGTTTGGGCAACGCTTTACTAATAAAAATGTTCAGGGAGAAAACAATACTCAGTTATTTATCGTTGATGGTAAAATTGTTGATGGCAATAATGGTAAAAACTATACCATTATTGACAAAAATGCAAAGGGTACAATTACGCCTGCTGAATTGACCATAACCGCTGTTAGTGATAAAAAGACTTATGATGGCACACATAACTCTAATAAAAAACCAGTCATTACAGGGCTAAAAGGTAATGATACGGCAGAGTTCGGGCAACGCTTTGATGATAGAAATGTTCGAGGTGAAAACCAATCTGAAATATCTGTTGCCAATGGCAATGTTGTAGATGGAAATAATGGCAATAACTATTCCATTTACACCAAAAAAACAAAGGGAACGATTGAGCCAAGAGAGTTAAAATTGATTGGCAAGGCAAAAGATATTGAATCACCATCTGATATTGATTCTTTAAAGGGTTGTATGTTTAATTGTTACAATGCTGAGATTGATATGGATAGCTTGAAGTTAATTGGATTACAAGGTAATGATACAATTGATGTAACAATTCATTCTGCTACATATGTTGAGAAACCATACGCTGGTGATGATAAACCAGTTTCAGTTGATTGGTCCATTAGCGGACAGTATGCTAAAAATTACACTGAAGCTGGTAGTAATGTAACAGGAAGAATAACTCCACGAACCTTTGGTGGCAAAGCTCTATGTTTTATTGCTAGTGCTTGTGGTATGAAAACGGATACAATGACAGCAGTAAATGAACATATGGAAAATTATATGTATATAATGTATTTCTCTACTAGAAAATTAGACCTTTCCACACAATTAAAAGGATTTTTGTCTAGTGATTATTCGGAAAAGGCAATAGATGATGCTGACTTTAAAAACCATCCTTTCATGTCAACTGCTTTATGGGGTGTTGCCTTGTTAGGCGATGGTGCATCAACTGTGGGCAACGTAGTCTCTTATCCTTTTACTTTTGTTAAAGGACAAATTTCCACTGGGATCAATGAGACTAAAAAAGTAAAAGGACTTTCAGAACAACAAGCTGAATCGTATGAAAAAATTGCCCATTTAACGGTTGATTTGATTAATATTTATTATTCTGTTGCCAGTTCAAAGCATGTTGATTTAATAGGCACACATGAACAAGCAAATGAAAGATTTACTACACATTTGGCAGAACAGACCTATCAACAGTTGGAGGAGTTTGGTAAAGCTATATCAAGCTTTCCACCAGAACAGCAAAAGATACTATTATCAAACCCACTCATGCAAAAAGTTCTATCTGGAAGTTTTAAAGCGAATAAGGCAGCTGCAACCAAGGAGATACTTGCAGATAGCTTGGGGTTAATCAATGATTTAATTCAAGCAGGTTTAAGTATTGATGAGGTATTGAGCCAAAATGAGCAGTAGAAAGAATTGCACCACCTTATACTTAAAGTGGTGCATATAGTACGAATCTACACCCATCAACTAGTTTTACTAAAATTTTAGGAAATTTTAAATGAAATCCCAAACACTCACATTATTAACATTTGGTATATTATCCGCCAACCTCGCCCACGCCACAGACGCAGGCACTACCTTACGCCACGCTACCCAAACCACCACCCCACCGCCTGCCACCATCACCCCTTTGACGCTGGCAGAGCAGGGCGACATCAGCACCGACACCACGCCCATTAGCGTGCGTGATGTGGTTCTGGTGGGCAACACGCTATTATCCACCGCCCAGCTTGAACCCGAGTTGGCGAGCGTGCGTGGCACAACCACCACCTTTGGCGGATTGCAGACATTGGCTGGTAAAATTACCGACACTTATCACAAGGCAGGTTATCCCCTAGCCACCGTCATCATTCCGCCCCAAAAGATAGACGGCGGTGTGGTACAGCTTCAAGTGCTAGAAGGGCAGATTGCAGGCGTAAGCGTAGAGAACCGTTCGCGACTCTCTGATGAAGTAGTACAAAGCTATTTGTCAGGCATGCAGAGCGGTCAGCCTTTACGCCAAGCCGACAGCGAACGAGCATTGCTCTTAATCAAAGATTTGGCAGGGACGGACAGCGTCAATTACCGTTTGCAAGGCGGTAATAACGGTACGGATTTGGCGGTGGATTTAGGCGAAGCGCCGCTTGTTACCGGTTTTGTGCAAGCGGATAATTATGGTTCCAAATCCACCGGCGAAATACGCACGCGTGCAGGCGTCAATCTCAACAGTCCCTTTGGGCGTGGCGAGAAATTATCCGTGCAGGCGATGAGCAGCTTTAAAGGTGTAGATTATGTAAATTTGTCAGCCGATATGCCTGTCGGCGCTGATGGATTGATGTTTTCCGGCAGTTTAGGGCATACGCGCTATGATTTAGGCGGCGCGTTTAAAGATTTGAATGCCACAGGCACGGCAAATACGGTTGATATCGGCGCACGCTATCCTTTAATCCGCAGCAATCGGAATAATTTATGGCTTTCGGCAAGCGGCGAATATCGGGATTTACAGGACAAAATCGGCAGTACCAATACCGTTACCGATAAATCGATTAAAACCCTTCATTTGGGAGCGAACGGCTACCATCAAGATGATTGGCTAATGGGCGGATATACGCAATGGCGCGTAGATAATACTTTCGGCAGATTAACTATCGATAGCGCCGACGCACGCGCCATCGACAGCCTTTCCGCCAAAACAGAGGGTGCTTATTATAAAATTGCCGCCAATATTTCGCGCACGCAATATTTTTCTCCGCAATTCTCCGCGATCTTATCCTTAAACGGGCAATGGGCAAATAAAAATTTAGATCCTGCCGAGCAAATGAGCTTAGGCGGCAATGATGCCGTTGCGGCTTATCATAGCAATGACGTGTCTGCAGATATCGCTTTGCAAGGCGGTTTGGAACTGCGTTATGCACTGACGCCTTATGTGTCCTTAAGCGGTTTTTATGATGCGGGACGCGCAAAATTACGCGCCAAACCTTTTGTAAGCGGCGATAATACGGTTAATTTACACGGCGGCGGCATCGGGCTTTATAGCCAATATAAGGATTTTTATTTGCAAGGAAAAATTGCATGGCGCGCAAGCAATCGGCAATTTAGCAATGATAGGAATCCGCGGGCTTGGCTGAAAGTGGGTTATAATTTTTAATCTTAAAGCAATCCGACAAATTCTGAAGGGTGAATGTGATTTGCCCTTCAGCCATGAAATTTACTCTATAGTCGAAGAATTGAAAAAGTATTACGGCGTTGGCTCGCCTTGCCGTACTATCTGTACTGTCTGCGGCTCGCCGCCTTGTACTACTTTTTCACTTCTCCGACTATAGTTATAAACTATTAATCGAAGATAATAAAAGCCCGTTTTTCTAATCCTTGAATGATAAAACCCCTGCTAAAATTTTATAAACCTTCGAGCGCAAAGGCTGAAACTTATCGCGCTTAGCGGTATGATGTGCAGCTGCATTACAATAGGACATCATCATGAGCTTCATCGCTTCGCATTATCTTCTTTGGAAATCCCTGCATTTGATTTTTATGGTTGCTTGGTTCGCCGCGCTTTTTTATCTGCCGCGCTTTTTTGTTTACCACACGCAGGCTTTGCAAAGAAATGATGCGCAAGCGATGGCGTATTTCCGCGTTATGGAGAAAAAACTCTATATTATCGGACACATCGGCATGGGCTTGATGCTGATATTCGCCCTGTTCTTAATCGCCGCCAATCAATTTGCTTGGTTTAAGGGGCAAGGCTGGTTACATGCCAAGGCGCTGCTTGTTGCGCTGCTCATCGCTTATTACATTTTCTGCGGTCGCATCATGAAAGCCTTTGCGCGCGGCGAAAACCGCTACAGCGAAACTTTTTACCGCTTTTTCAATGAGTTTCCTGCGGTTCTTCTTATCATCATCGCCCTTCTCGCCAGTCTCAAACCTTTTTAATCAGGAGCAGTTATGAGCGCCACTTCATTCGATTTACACGGCGAAGACTTTTGGAATCCTCAAGGTCCTTACCGCAGTTTGCACCACATCAATCCCGCGCGTTTGCAGTTTATCGAGCGCTTTATCGATTTGCGCGGACAGAAAATACTGGATATCGGCTGCGGCGGCGGCATTTTAAGCGAAGCGATGGCGCATAAAGGCGCGATTGTCAGCGGCATCGATTTAAGCGAGGCGGTATTAAATGCCGCCAATCAGCACGCCGACGGCAGCAATCTGCACATGGATTACCGCCGCATCAGCAGCCAAGAATGCGTGGCGCAAGGCGAGCAATACGACCACATCACCTGCATGGAAATGCTGGAACACGTGCCCTCGCCCGCCGCCATTTTGCGCGACATTCACGCCCTGCTCAAACCCAATGGCTATGCCTTTATTTCCACGCTTAACCGCAACCTGACTTCCTTTTTCGGCGCAATTGTGGCGGCGGAATATTTGTGCAAACTCGTGCCTAAAGGCACGCACCGCCACAGCGACTTCATTCGTCCGCAAGAATTGGTCGCAATGGCGGAACAAGCGGGATTAACGCCTATTGCGCTCTCGGGCATGGATTATCATCCCTTTGCCAAAACGGCATTTTTAAGCCGCAATCTGCGCATCAATTACCTTCTCGCCCTGCAAAAACAATCATGAGCAATCCCCGCTTTGCCGCCGTGTGGTTTGATTTAGACGGCACTTTATTCGACAGCGCGCACGACCTCATTCCGGCGATTATCGCCACCGTGCAAGCCGCCGGATTGCCCTGCGCCGATTTTGCCGACATTCGCGGCAGCATTTCGCAAGGCAGCCGCGCCATGATTGCCTACGCCGCCAACCTTGCCGCCGATGACGCGCGCCTTGACGGACTGGTAACAAGTTTTCATCAGCACTATCTGCAACGCCGCCTGCTTAACCGCTATTTTGACGGCATGGAAACGCTGCTCGCCAAAATAGAAGCGGCGCAAATCCCTTGGGGCATCATTACCAATAAAAACACCGCCTTTGCCCAAGCCGTCGTCAGCCAAGCGCAATTGGACAGACGCATTGCCGCCCTCGTCTGCGGCGACACCCTGCCGCAGAACAAACCCCATCCGGCGCCGCTGCGCTTTGCCTGCGCCCATATCAATGCCAATCCTGCGGACTGTCTTTATGTAGGCGACAACGAAAGCGACATACAGGCGGCGCGCGCGGCGGGTATGCCCGGCGTTGCCTGTCGCTACGGCTATTTGCCGCCCAACAGCCGCATCGAGACATGGCAGGCGGATTACATCATTGAGCAAGCAAGCGAATTAGCTGACATTATCGGAGTATGAAACTATGCAAGACATTCGTTTAATCACAGGCGCCTGCGGCAGAATCGGCAGCACCCTCGCCCGCCATTGGGATACAAAAGCCCATCTGCTGCTGCTAGACGCCGACCCTCTTGCCTTGCAACGCTTAGACGAAGAACTGGGCGGCGACCACACGCTGATTCCCTTCGATTTATGGCTGTCGCCGCCGCAACACTATCAACGCCTTGCCGATATGATTCGCGAAGACTACGGCCGTCTTGACAGCCTCATCCATCTTGCCGCCTACTGCGGCAATCTGCGCCCCCTCTTCAATACCGAAGCCGAAGACTGGCTGAAAGCCCTGCAAGTCAATCTCACCGCGCCGCTCTGGCTCAGCCAATATCTGCTGCCGCTCTTGCAGCAATCCGCCGCGCCCAAGCTCGCTTTCAGCGTCTTCAACACCCTTGAAGAACAAGCCCATTACTGGCACGGCTTCGGCATCGCCCAAGCCGCCCTAAATCGCATGATCCGCGACATCAGCGAAGAAAACGGCAGCTATCCGAATCTCGCAGTCTGCCGCATCGACACCGGCTGGATCGAAAGCAGCCTAAGCCGCAACATTTTTCCCGACGGGCGCCCGCATTGGCGGCAAGCCGAAGACATCATGCCGCTGTTTGACCGCATACTCGACGCCCCCGCAGGACAACTCACGGAGATCAGCCATGAGCAATGCTAATCCCGAGCAAATGCAGGCCCATGCCCGACAAGTCTTAAGCATCGAAGCCGAAGCCGTGCTTGCCCAGCAAGCCCTGATTGTCGAGCCTGCTTTTGTGCAAGCCTGCGAAGCCATCTTAAACACCCGCGGACACGTCATCGTCAGCGGACTGGGCAAATCAGGACATATCGGCGCGAAAATCGCCGCCACCCTCGCCAGTACCGGCACACCCGCCTTTTTCGTCCACCCCACCGAAGCCGGACACGGCGACATGGGCATGCTGACCGCCGCCGACACCCTCATCGCCATCTCTTTTTCGGGCGAAAGCGGCGAACTCATGACCATGATACCGCTGGCACAAGCCATGGGACTAAGCGTCATTGCCATCACGGGACGGACGCAATCGGCAATGGCGCAAGCCGCCGATATTCATCTGCATCTGCGCGTGGAAAAAGAAGCCTGCCCGCTGGGATTGGCGCCTACCTCCAGTTCCACCGCCACATTGGCGCTCTGCGACGCCCTAGCCGTCGCCATTATGCAGGCGCGCGATTTCTCCAGTGCCGATTTCGCCCGCTCCCACCCCTTCGGACGCTTGGGCAGACGCCTAATTACCAAAATCGGCGATGTGATGCGCAAAGGCGCGGAACTGCCGCTTAATCGCGCCGAGGACAGCGTGCAAACCGCCCTCTTTCAAATTACCGACAAACGCTTGGGGCTTACGCTTATCTGCGACGAAGCGCAGCAACTGCTCGGCATCTACACCGACGGCGATCTGCGCCGCAGTCTGGGCAAATATCCCGACGCCCTCTCCCTGCCGCTGTCTGAAGTCATGACCCATGCGCCGTTAACCACCCATAGCGCGGCATTAGCCGCACAAGCCCTGATGCTGATGCAAAACCGCCACATCACCGCCCTGCCCGTGGTAGAAAATGGCAAACTCTGCGGCGTCGTGCATATTCACGACCTCCTGCAAGCGGGAGTCGCCTAATGCAAGCATGGTTTCAAAAACGCCATATCGTATGGATAGCCCTCAGCGCCGTCATTGTCGGCATTTGGCTGCGCCATCAGACAATCGAGCATGCGGAAAAAGACGAATCGCCGCAGGCGCCGCCGCTCTTAGTCGTGCATGAAGGCATCAGCTATCGCTATGACGAACAGGGCAATAGCCATATGAAACTCAGCGCGCCGCTTACCCATTATTATCAAGACGCACGCGGCACGGAATTTACCCAACCGCGCCTACATCATCAGCAAGGCGAGATGCATACCCATATCCGCGCCGATTACGCACAGCAAAACGAAGCCGGCACGGAATTGCATTTGGAAAACAATGTCTTTGCCGAGCGGCAAAACGGAGAAGACAGCGCCACGCGCTTTGAATTTTCAACAGATAAGATGTTGTATCGCATCGATAAAAACCAAGCGGAAAGCGATGCACCCGTTTTGATTCGCAGCGCCGACAGCACAACTCATGCCATCGGCACAATATGGCATTTAAATCAGAATTTATTTATACTAAAACAAAATGTACGGAGTTATTATGCGCCTCATCACAATTTTTAGCCTTAGCGCTGCCCTATTCATGCACAGCGCCATCGCACAAAACAGCGACAACTACAAAGAAATCCCCATCAATCTGAGCGCCGACCAAGGCGAATACGATGCTATTG is a window from the Suttonella indologenes genome containing:
- a CDS encoding ShlB/FhaC/HecB family hemolysin secretion/activation protein, yielding MKSQTLTLLTFGILSANLAHATDAGTTLRHATQTTTPPPATITPLTLAEQGDISTDTTPISVRDVVLVGNTLLSTAQLEPELASVRGTTTTFGGLQTLAGKITDTYHKAGYPLATVIIPPQKIDGGVVQLQVLEGQIAGVSVENRSRLSDEVVQSYLSGMQSGQPLRQADSERALLLIKDLAGTDSVNYRLQGGNNGTDLAVDLGEAPLVTGFVQADNYGSKSTGEIRTRAGVNLNSPFGRGEKLSVQAMSSFKGVDYVNLSADMPVGADGLMFSGSLGHTRYDLGGAFKDLNATGTANTVDIGARYPLIRSNRNNLWLSASGEYRDLQDKIGSTNTVTDKSIKTLHLGANGYHQDDWLMGGYTQWRVDNTFGRLTIDSADARAIDSLSAKTEGAYYKIAANISRTQYFSPQFSAILSLNGQWANKNLDPAEQMSLGGNDAVAAYHSNDVSADIALQGGLELRYALTPYVSLSGFYDAGRAKLRAKPFVSGDNTVNLHGGGIGLYSQYKDFYLQGKIAWRASNRQFSNDRNPRAWLKVGYNF
- a CDS encoding CopD family protein; this encodes MSFIASHYLLWKSLHLIFMVAWFAALFYLPRFFVYHTQALQRNDAQAMAYFRVMEKKLYIIGHIGMGLMLIFALFLIAANQFAWFKGQGWLHAKALLVALLIAYYIFCGRIMKAFARGENRYSETFYRFFNEFPAVLLIIIALLASLKPF
- a CDS encoding YDG domain-containing protein, with protein sequence MNHIYRVVYNTASQTYQAVPEISKGKHKSCAEKTSAAASKTPTFAGKLRALCAALLALTCPFALAAPTGGAVSAGQAAIHQAGNITDIRQSSQNAAINWQNFSIGAHETVNFHQPNAQSLTLNRVIGNERSIIDGAMNANGKVFISNPNGMLIGRDAQINVGSLVATTAQISNDDFMNGRYQFTNAKGEIENLGNITVPQGGVVALVAPIVKHSGTITAPKAHTLLASADSFSITLPDNANFAYTLDKGTLQGLVDNGGAILADGGRVVLTAKGVDSVKKSLIKHTGVIEANTVQNKNGVIELLGDLDNSALNVSGSLKAEGKASGDGGFIETSAASLFFADSAHISTQAQNGQTGTWLIDPKDFTVAKSGGDMTGAQVTTGLKSNNITLKSRDGAKEGKGDVIINDEINWDKNTLTFNANNDIHINKTMNGSGTAKLALEYGQSTDNGGSSDYYLDKNTPLKDRTVKVNLPEGKNFSVKKGSNGETVVFDVIHQMPEITNGGTEANAQAFSNQNIAFGKNIDLSHTENHNGFAGWTLKQKYKTGDNLLGGERFHGLGHIIENLTLDAPNQNDVGLIRKAQTTEIRDLSLHNSQIKGGRNVGGLIGVATNSQINNVIVNNGGISGEENVGGMIGYAGVNLGVTSELSYLHSDIRVKASTDHNIGGLIGMIDVGSYDAPNMNIHHATSFGNVNVAGSSNLNGGTGGLVGRIHLTTGSGSHFLSDSSAKGNVIAPNAYSGVGGLVGYIEQNGKQSIIQNSHATGKVEGAYLAGGLVGRLQKTNISNSFATGDVSGGSYGGGLVGDAYDKSVIENSYATGNVTANKPNNSIGGLVGSLSGSQIKRSYAEGNLSVDVAKITSANSVIAGGLVGYARAADIKESYATGNIETKNIDVTAGGLIGTLNQKTNVENSYATGSLSSSGTTRAKFGGLVGEVSDLESTISNTYATGSIHIQDLVGYKNFYKPGGLISYNSYSLNGKKLAGVENSYFDKDTVGVLESPLGGEALSTSDMKKQANFQDWDFNKIWRIDENNDYPRLKMLTKGTIVIAPTPNLPGNPTPPSQTTDLAIKANDLSKVYDGRPLTITDANDPNAPLRNLKGWNGNGVSVTGLLDGDTLDNKNVFSGSLRFDGKGSNWVNAVNAGTYTLVPTGLTGGQKYEIKYGEGKLTIDKRPVKFTLSGEKIYDGKDSVEISLTTNKTNQEGILDKDLDKVTIQGTGTLTSKNAGVQQIKSVSNTLIGGELGGNYKLSDEIVGRWVIHKRPVTLNLSGEKVYDGTNTISVLEKANTTNQQGILDSELDKITFNGSGSLTGTNVGTHQLQSISETVIAGELGKNYEISKVGGQWQINKKPIAITATRIYDGTNNAISEEADNNTIITNLQNKLVTADRGKLSNGNPVTIVGQGTLSTKNAGDKIKVSDTGTLKLFALTPADKAIMDNYELDLVNSHWTIKPADLVVTAVSDKKVYDGTQNSNKKPTIVGLKDGDTAEFGQRFTNKNVQGENNTQLFIVDGKIVDGNNGKNYTIIDKNAKGTITPAELTITAVSDKKTYDGTHNSNKKPVITGLKGNDTAEFGQRFDDRNVRGENQSEISVANGNVVDGNNGNNYSIYTKKTKGTIEPRELKLIGKAKDIESPSDIDSLKGCMFNCYNAEIDMDSLKLIGLQGNDTIDVTIHSATYVEKPYAGDDKPVSVDWSISGQYAKNYTEAGSNVTGRITPRTFGGKALCFIASACGMKTDTMTAVNEHMENYMYIMYFSTRKLDLSTQLKGFLSSDYSEKAIDDADFKNHPFMSTALWGVALLGDGASTVGNVVSYPFTFVKGQISTGINETKKVKGLSEQQAESYEKIAHLTVDLINIYYSVASSKHVDLIGTHEQANERFTTHLAEQTYQQLEEFGKAISSFPPEQQKILLSNPLMQKVLSGSFKANKAAATKEILADSLGLINDLIQAGLSIDEVLSQNEQ